In Candidatus Nitrosarchaeum limnium SFB1, the following proteins share a genomic window:
- a CDS encoding RecA/RadA recombinase-like protein, whose product MISTGLQKLDDFLSDGIPNGVITDIYGASGTGKTQLLFQICVNTIKNGGTVLYQDTTGSFRPERILEIQKKQNLTFDILEKITISRITNTSDQIKSIDMMNSSNFSLIIIDNITDLFSYEYSKEDKTFEKNSLFIRYIHNLSLVAINKKIPIIITNMIRNIDGIEIENMKTAVDLFTHIKIKLRKTNSKFHGEIRWLLHLASFSYKIHSAGLSDYPEDI is encoded by the coding sequence ATGATCTCTACAGGATTACAAAAATTAGATGATTTTTTATCTGATGGAATACCAAATGGTGTAATTACTGATATTTATGGTGCAAGTGGAACTGGTAAAACTCAACTTTTATTTCAAATCTGCGTAAACACAATAAAAAATGGTGGTACTGTACTCTATCAAGATACAACAGGTAGTTTCAGACCTGAAAGAATTCTTGAAATTCAAAAAAAACAAAATTTGACATTTGATATTCTTGAAAAAATAACTATTTCCCGAATTACTAATACATCTGACCAAATAAAATCAATTGATATGATGAATAGCTCAAATTTTTCTCTAATTATAATTGATAATATCACTGATTTATTCTCTTATGAGTATTCAAAAGAAGATAAGACCTTCGAAAAAAATTCGTTGTTTATACGATACATTCATAATCTATCATTAGTTGCAATTAATAAAAAAATTCCAATTATTATAACTAATATGATTAGAAACATAGATGGTATAGAAATTGAAAATATGAAAACAGCTGTTGATTTATTTACGCACATCAAAATTAAGCTTAGAAAAACAAATTCGAAATTTCATGGTGAAATAAGGTGGCTTTTACATTTAGCTTCTTTTTCATATAAAATACATTCTGCAGGACTCTCCGATTATCCTGAAGATATTTAA